Genomic window (Phocoena phocoena chromosome 20, mPhoPho1.1, whole genome shotgun sequence):
ACTCTGCTCAGTTACTAATTGACATTGccaaatattttaagaacaaTTGGAAtgcacaagcaaaaaaaaaaaaaaaaaaaagaagatcttaATCCTCagacttaaattttttctttttctttttctttttttcccttcttttgggTGCCCGGATTTGTTTGTGCAGAGCAGGCAGTGGTTATCAtgaatgggggcagggaggaggagccACATGAGAAAAAGaggtggaaaagaaagaaaatctatcaTATCACTAGACACCCGATGTAAATGCAAGGGAGCCCTGGATAAAGGCCTTTGATGCTGTGGTCAATGGGCCAGCACAGGATGGAGACCCAGCATTTCAGGAATGCAGCTCAGGCAACAAAAGAAGACTCCGCAAGGCTTCCAGCCCAGCTGATCAAATAATCCTTGTCCATCTCAAAATATTATACCAGAAGTAGTAGGGGTTAACaatattttcatctttgcatCTGTTCCTGGCTTTCCGTTGATCATGTAACTTAGCCGACTTTAATGAACAGAGGGTCAACACATTCAATTACCCCTTTCCCACCATCAACACTTCAATTAGCCCCTCTCCAAAATTATGGGGAATGCAGAAGGTAACTGCCCTGTTGGATATAATGAACAGTATCGTTTCTTAGTACATTAAGTTTTAATCATTCTGACCATGATTTCCAAAGCAAAATGTAAAGAAACAGAACTTTGGTCGCCTTCTGACTCAGGGTAAAGCTCGAATTGGAGCACAGTCTTAGACGAGGTTTTAGGGAAAGATGCCGAGATTAATGCCATCGGAGCATTTGCACGCAAGCCAGAAATGAGGGAGCATCAAAACAGCTGCCCCACTTTCTAAATGTcataaaagagtaaaatttatAAGCTGCTGCTTTCCAAATAGTTTCCCTTTGCATTGTACACGGAGGAAGAAATGACATCTACTATGGTGTGAAATTATTGGTAAGtcaaatcaacaacaacaacaaatataaaacaaaggggaaagatggggaaGTGATCTGTATGACTGGTCTTGTCCGTTTTCTGTTAGAAAATATGACCTCTCAATTTGTCAAAGGTCCTAGTTTTCACAGTTGATCTTAAGCTTGGTTCTCAGCAGTTTGGAGAGCCAAAGAACAAACACATTTTCTGGTTCACTGGAATCATTTTCACATGTTCACTGATTCAAACATTCTTTTGCTCACATAACAAACAGCTGCATCCCACATTAGCCTAGCCAGTGACGGTCGCCCATCTCGGCAATAACTGTTTGATTGCAAACTTGACCCCTTCTTCGTCTCGGTCTGAGCAAGACATTTTTAAACAGCCACTCCGTTCCAATCCTCCTTTGCAAAGAATTACATCTGATAACAAAGGACGTCTCTGCCACTCATTGTAAGCCTTCTTCTGGAGATCTGTTCTAAGAGGCCCTCTGTAAAAAGGTTTTTTATGATGAATTCAGAACTACTATCATGTTAAGAGCAGCGATTTATAAAGAAGAATTCATTGGTTAAGATCTGAAAAAATAGTTTCTCAGGCCCTACTGACCCAGtttccaacaaaaaaagaatcaagtgatGCAAATTAAGTTTTAAGACATTGTTATGCAGTCTGAGAAATTTGTAAAACCGTGTTTTTGCAGTTATTTCTTAATAGAAGCCTTAATAAGTACCTCTTTCTTTACTTAAGGGCTTAAAGATTGTATTTTCTCCCCTTCACCTTGCAGGTTTCTCTCTAACAggtaataataaaatacctattgtgtcaagatttttatttaaatgcttattttaatCACACTTTATACAAGCCAGACTTGTTGAAATAACAGGGAAGACTAACCCGATTTGGTTAAGGGTCCTAATCCCGGGAAAACCTGAATGGCCCAGGCGTGCGGCTGATTTGGGCCGCATATGGGTATGCCATCGATTTTCCTACTTAGTCAGAAAATTATGGAAGTGTCTAATTtgaatatgaagaaaacaaagaagtcaaccagaaatgaaagaatcTGTATTCACAATTGTACGATACTTCAATGAGGGAAATAGAAGTGAGAAGATAACCACAATTCAAGTATAATTCTCCTTTGAGTCCCGATCCCGGATGGTTCTTTTGGGCAAAAATGGGCTTTTTTCAACTGAGTATttagagatatggaaacaacagaGATAGGAATAGCATGAGGCTATCACTTGGCCAGAAGGTGAGAAAAACACGGTAAACACGTCATTAATAGAGCCGAACATTTGGTGTCGGAATATTCTGCTGAGACCTTTTCATTTcagcagggctgggagagggaggaaaatctGTCAGTGTTAACTCCACGTCACTCCAAAAACTTAGGGAAGCCAGTATGCGCTCCGCTTTCTGCCCCAGAAAGGTCCCACATCCCCAAAACCGTGAGATGACACTCCGCAGGGAGAGGGGACCTCCTCACAGGAGGCCAGAAGTAATCCCTCCTGACAGTAGGACACCTGGCACTTTGCTGCCTTGGTGCACAAAGATCCATCTCGGAATCCCCGCCGTCAGGCAGTGACACTGGAAAACCCTTCCCTTGCAAGTTTCGGGCGGTGGTCACTCCAGGCAGTGTGGCCTAGCCCTCCGTGGTGCTGGAGTTCCTCATTCAACTCTTCCAGAGCCTCTCACTGAAATGAATTGCAAACAAGCCTAGGACTCCAGGTGGAGACAGTGTGTTTCATGGGTGTTTAAGCAGCGGCATTAAGTGCTATCGGAATCTTTGGAATGTGCAGTGCAGATTTATGTGTCTTAACAATTCTTTACCGGTTTGTAATAAGCCACCAGACTCACACTTTATTTTAATACTCATTTTGTCCTGGAAGAAGGATATACTGAAGCATGGCAATAACAACACATCTAGGCTGGCATCTACTTAATAAGTGGTGGTGAATTGCCtctaatactgaaatatttattgaaactgagaagggaaaaaaaaagaaaaggggaaaaaaactttttaaaaattaccctcAAGAGTGTGCTGCCCCATCTTTAACAGTGGGCAATGCAGTGCCTTGAGGTGCCTCAAACCGTCTTTCATTTTCTAGACTTAATGGCTGATTGCAGAAATCAATGTTGCCATTAGTAACAGGGTATTTGTTATGGCATGATTTCCTCTGTTGTTAGGCTGCAGAATGATTACAGTATTAGCGAGATGCTTTCTTTATAAAGGGCTAGAGATATAACTTTCAATTTACTGTCCATTAGTAAGGGGCTTTGGAAATATGAAGGCAACAAGCTTACCTGCTGTTAGGTAGTGATTTTAATTTAGCTGTCTTAGgctagtgagttttttttttttctttctttctttctttttttttttccctcaaactgGGCCAGGAAGCTTCAGCATTTCACAGACATTTTGATGACAGATTTTCTGCTTTGCTATTTTAGACCCCAAAGCTGTATCGCCCGTGTAACACAGTACAATTTAAGACATGAAGTCGCGCATCTGTGTTTCAAACCTCTGTGCTTCTCCAAACCGTCGGAGGTGAATGGTGTGGTTCTTCAGGTTAGAGGCACCTGAGCCAAGCTGTACTTTTGAAAGGGGGCCCGAGACAGGTTTGGTCTAGGGAGAGGCAGTGAGGGGCCCAAATGACAGAATTATGGGCATACACTTGGGGGGAGAGACGGTGAGGGTCTGAACTTACACATTCACGTCCACGGATGGAGCCAAACAGCAGCTCCCGGGTTCCAGGGGTGATGATGGTGGACGAGGGTCAGGGCATGAAATGGGGCCAGGTAATCACAGGGGAGGGTAGGCTATCCCAGCTGGCAAACGTAACAACCGGCCATCTCCACCACACGGGAGGAGGATCAGCTTACTTTCCTGGTGGCCAGTGTTCAAGGGAAGGTCAAAGAGTTGAAAAGTTAGCCTTCCCTTGAGGCAGGGCAGACAGGCAAGGTCCACATACAGCACAATGCCACGGTGAACTCAGAGCTGACTCTGAAGGGCAGTGAGGACCCTTCCCCACCAACGCTGTTGCAGAACCAGGCCCCGGGGCAGGGAGGGCCCTTGCGCCAGCCACCACTCCCCCATCTCCCCTGGCAACCTACCTGAGGAGGACGGCGAGGAGGGGTGTGGGCTGTCCTCCTGGGCGCTCCCGGTCTGCGAGAGCCCGCCTCCGACCCCGCTCTCCTCAGTGACGTTGGAGGAGCCGGGCGTGGTGGAGCGGCTCACCGACTGGGACTCCTGGTCACTGCCCGAGCCGCGCCGCTCATCGGGGCCCCCGTGCAGCCCGTCCTCGTCGCCCTTGCGGTCCCGCTTGTGGACGCGGGAGTGCACGACCACCTGGTGGTAGGTGCGGAACACTCGGCCACAGTCCGGGCACTCGGTGGGCTTCTCCTTCAGACTCCCGGGACCCTGCAGGTTGTACTCGAGAGCCTGGTGCAGCCCATGTGACAAAAAATCCCGACTGCCTTCCAAAGGGTCGAGCGTATTTGGCAGGTCTCTCTGATTGCCCGCTTTAGTGCTGTGAACCACATCAGCAGGCATTTTCTGCTTGCAGCCGTCTGCTCCCACTAACACGTACTCCCGCTTCTCCTTATCAAACAGAACTCCGGCGTTTGCCAAAGTGTCTTCGTGGTTGCGCTGTAGCTGGTGCTCTTTAGACAAGAAGCCATGCTCCATGGCCATGCCCCTGGCCATGAGCTGCCAAGCCTGGTAGCTGTTCACGGGGTCCATCTCGGCAGCTTTCGCAGCTGCCTGCAACCGCTCGATGCAGCTGGATTTCAGTGGTGGCACAAGGTTGAGGCATCCCAGGAGGGAGTGCTTGTCGCCCTCGGGGACGCCGTGGGCCATGCTGGAGATGGGGGTCAGCAGCTTCCCCACAACCTCCTTCTCCTTCACGGGCATCTCGCCTTTGCCGTAGAGCTGGCTGGGCTCACTCAGGCTGGCTTTATCGGAGGCCATGAACGAGCCGCTCTGCAGGCAGGAGAGGTACCTGGAGTACAGGTTGGCGTGGGCCTCTTGGGACATGCCGCCCATGGGCACAGGCACCTCGGCGTCGCTGGGGGACTTGTTCTTCACTGACAGCTTGTTGAGGTGGACCTTCATGTGGTTCTTCAGGAACCAGGGCTCTTTGAAGCGCCGGCCGCAGATCTGGCAGCAGTGCTCGAAGGAGTCTTTGTGCTTCCGCATGTGGCCCTTCAGGAACCACGCCTGGCTGAACACCTGTCCGCAAACCTCACAGCGGAACTCGTTGGCCGACTGCTCCCCGCCGCCGTTGGGGCCCTGGCCCTGGGCCGACTCGGCCGTGATGTGGGCCTTCTCCACGTGGCTGATGAGCTCCTCCTCTTGCGAGGCGGCGAAGTCGCACAGCGTGCACTTGTAGGGCTTGTGTAGGATGCGGATGTGGCGGTCCAGCTCCTCCCTCTTCTTGAACTTGCCCTTGCAGAAGGTGCAGCGGAAGCCAGCAGCGGGGGTCGCCGAGTCCTCCTGCACACTGGCCGGCTTGGGCGAGGGCACCGGGTTGGCCACGTCTGGCACGCTGTggttggtgggcagggccaggttgCAGGCGGCCAGCGGGGTCTGCTGGGCGTGCGGCAGGGGCTTCAAGTCCGGCCGCGGCTGCAGCAGGCTGCCCTTCATCTGCTTGTCCCGCAGGATGGCCCTCTCCTCCAGCTCGTGCAGCAGGCGGTTCTCCTCGCGCACCCGCCCGCGCCCCTTCCCCAGGTTGCCCAGCTTGTGGGTCCGCAGGTGAATCTTGAGGTTCCCTTTCTGTGCCGCCCGGTGGTCGCAGTACGGGCACTTGAAGGGCTTCTCGCCGGTGTGAGTGCGCATGTGCAGGGAGAGGATGCTGTTGAAGCGGAAACGTTTGCCGCACAGAGGGCACGGGTACTTGCGGTTTTTGCGGGCGTCGTCCTCGATATCGCTCATCTGGGACATGATGCCCAGGTTCTGCCCGTTGAGGAACTGCTGCAGGTCCACCCGCCCATTGAGGCTGGTGTCCACGTCCCGGCCCAGCTGGTTGGCCAGGAGCGCCATCTGACTGCCCATGGGCTGGCCGCTCATGGGCACGTGGGCCTTCTCGTCGAGGGGAACCGGGGTCTTCTCCTCTGGGTTGGGCCGTGGATGCAACTCGGGGAAAGCATGGCTGAGCTGGGAGGTGATCTGGTGCAACTTCTGACTCATGGCATACTGGCCGTTGAGGACGGGGCTGCTCAGATGGGGCTCAGCTTCCGGCGCCGCCGAGGACACTCCAAGGCACAGACTGGCTTCTTCCAtccctaaaaataaaaagagagttcAGATCTGTGCCAGGTACCGTGGCGCAGCGAATCAACAGCATCAGCTGGTGGGGAATTTGCATTTCATGCCTTACCTACACAGAATAGTGCTAAGGAATTATagtcaaaaacaataataaaaaaatgaattattaaatgcCAATTATGCAATATGGCACTGCTCCTCCAATTTGTTTTGGCGATAGATCGTCttccttgtattttctatttacaGACTGCAATTATTCACtcacatttaaattattaatgtttTACCACTTTCGACACCTAATAACAAATCAAGGGTCCACGTGTTaaacttttcctcctctcccccctcgtAGCACCTGCACCTGTTGGTTCAGTTCAAAGTCTGCCATAGAGCACAATGGCTTTAACTGCAAGACCAAACTGACTCACTTGGAACTTTTGTTTCTGGTTACTATATTCAATATGTTCGCCAGTCGGAGATGAAAGAGATTATTTTAtgatttggcaaaaaaaaaaaaagaaaaaaatccaacccAGTGGCACGATATTTACTGGTACATAATAAAACAAGATAAtgttttgggaaaaaataaagtaaaggaCAGGCTTTAGAACAATAAAAGGGATTTTGCTTTAGTCAACAAAAAGTGCAGTAATATCTCATTAAGCTGATTAGTATGCTGCTTGGAAACAGTACGAGGTGCTGTAACACATGATTATAATCATAAAAATCCTTCAGTGTTTGCAAGGAAGCATTAACGAGGTATATTAAATTTTAAGGAGACTGCAAGTAGCGGCTTTGCAAACCTCAGAGATTAAGATTTAACCCTTATGTTACGAAACGCCGTTATTTTGTCATTTGGTAACTGTGCCCATCAAAAGAAGTATAAATCACCTCGTGATGGAATTTTAGTGGATTGTTGAGACTGCTCAAATTTGGGTAGGGGGTAAAGACTTACATCACAGAGCGCGCTTTCCCTGTCCTTCGACCGGCATGATATCTGCGGCAGGGACTGTGATTGGGCTTAAAGAGATCTTTTATAGAACTAGATAAAAACCAATTAAAATCCAGGGACGATGCCATAGGAAGTCTCAACCAAGTCTGAGTGTTTTTAATAACTTTCCCAATATACAGTAATGAGTACAAATTGTACCTGCAGTATGTGTTTTGcagaaaattaaaactcaaagCTGTTTGTTAAACACTAACACTCAAAGCTGGTCTGCATAATTGGTTTTAATAgtcctctctgcccctctccaGCCTGTGCAGAATGGCTGAAGCCAGGGCATtcaggggtggggcagagggaacagctccCTCCACATCAGAGCATGTGGGGAGCTCAACTCTGACAGGCGATGAATCCACGCCTGGGCTCCTTCTATTTCTAGATCTGCCTTCCACTTGAAGGAGTCCAAATTTGTTTCCTGCCACTGGAACAGTTATTGCACATCCATCCCCTTTGTATCCCAATGTTTAGATGCGCTGGCCAGCCAGGTGGTCCAGGAGTATCGCTTAACCCCAGCCAGGAATGATTGCTGGGCCAAGCGATTCCTCAGGGGGACCTGTGGGGACAGAGCTCAACTGTGGAGGAAGCACATTCAGCCCCGGTGGGGTCTGCTGCCTGTTGGGCTTCCTGCCAGGCAGACCATGCGTGGATGGAGGGTCTCCGATGGGAGACCTGACTTCCTTGGCAAGAAGACAGAGGCTGTGAGTCTGTCTTgcaagagaggagaagaaaaagacatgatGTTTATTTTCAGGAGTGAGAGAAACTGCAACCATGGTGCAGGGCTGACCCCATGAACAACTATACAGGCACACGGTCACTTGCAGTAAAAGAATGTTTCCaatttccatcttttctttttttctctggtgGCAgtct
Coding sequences:
- the ZNF536 gene encoding zinc finger protein 536 — protein: MEEASLCLGVSSAAPEAEPHLSSPVLNGQYAMSQKLHQITSQLSHAFPELHPRPNPEEKTPVPLDEKAHVPMSGQPMGSQMALLANQLGRDVDTSLNGRVDLQQFLNGQNLGIMSQMSDIEDDARKNRKYPCPLCGKRFRFNSILSLHMRTHTGEKPFKCPYCDHRAAQKGNLKIHLRTHKLGNLGKGRGRVREENRLLHELEERAILRDKQMKGSLLQPRPDLKPLPHAQQTPLAACNLALPTNHSVPDVANPVPSPKPASVQEDSATPAAGFRCTFCKGKFKKREELDRHIRILHKPYKCTLCDFAASQEEELISHVEKAHITAESAQGQGPNGGGEQSANEFRCEVCGQVFSQAWFLKGHMRKHKDSFEHCCQICGRRFKEPWFLKNHMKVHLNKLSVKNKSPSDAEVPVPMGGMSQEAHANLYSRYLSCLQSGSFMASDKASLSEPSQLYGKGEMPVKEKEVVGKLLTPISSMAHGVPEGDKHSLLGCLNLVPPLKSSCIERLQAAAKAAEMDPVNSYQAWQLMARGMAMEHGFLSKEHQLQRNHEDTLANAGVLFDKEKREYVLVGADGCKQKMPADVVHSTKAGNQRDLPNTLDPLEGSRDFLSHGLHQALEYNLQGPGSLKEKPTECPDCGRVFRTYHQVVVHSRVHKRDRKGDEDGLHGGPDERRGSGSDQESQSVSRSTTPGSSNVTEESGVGGGLSQTGSAQEDSPHPSSPSSSDIGEEAGRSAGVQQPALLRDRSLGSAMKDCPYCGKTFRTSHHLKVHLRIHTGEKPYKCPHCDYAGTQSASLKYHLERHHRERQNGAGPLSGQPLSQDHRDELSSKAALFIRPDILRGAFKGLPGIDFRGGPASQQWTSGVFSSGDHSGQATGLSSEAPSDTLKGTDLPSKSTHFSEIGRAYQSIVNNGVNFQGSLQAFMDSFVLSSLKKEKDMKDKALSDPPSMKVHGTDGGEEKAGGKAGPRKSEKSQYEPLDLSVRPDAASLPGSSVTVQDSIAWHGCLFCAFTTSSMELMALHLQANHLGKSKRKDSAVGVTVNCKDQAREASKVALLPSVQSSKEMALSNVMGPLDSASEKMAQGQVKETLGEQKGGPWPGHVDPTFCNFPSDFYKQFGVYPGLLGSGASSSCPNREPDGKAHLEDDAPILIPETANKNTTDDLSDIASSEDMDSSKGENNEEEDIDTEPEVMSKPPALSKDGGSDGGDGLLPAGAPQPIQGLVSPLPQASEKQWHSPGLLPAQDPVASLPKPERGPQGLEKPVNVLSVLRAYSADGLAAFNGLASSTANSGCIKRPDLCGHRPFQCRYCPYSASQKGNLKTHVLCVHRMPFDNSQYPDRRFKRSRVDSEASGNFEDPTAVKAGSSAELTEEGSKAQEERN